One part of the Georgfuchsia toluolica genome encodes these proteins:
- a CDS encoding cytochrome ubiquinol oxidase subunit I: MISESVVDLSRLQFAATAFYHFLFVPLTLGMTWILVVMEATYVISGKEIYRDMTRFWGKLFGINFALGVTTGLTMEFQFGTNWSYYSHYVGDIFGAPLAIEGLMAFFLESTMVGLFFFGWNRLSKAGHLMVTILMAMGANLSAVLILIANAWMQDPVGAAFNPVTMRMELNDFAALVLNPVAQCKFVHTVAAGYVTGSLFVLGISSWYLLKGKHVEFARRSFRIAAAFGLAGTASVIVLGDQSAYSTSESQKSKLAAMEGMWETEPAPASFNLIAFPDEQKQANSGVVKIPYALGLLATRSTTAVLPGIKDIRANNKLRIESGIKAALALKAMRANPADAEAKAVFASHKQDLGYGLLVMKYSEDLSKATPADIKQAAWDSVPKVSSLFWSFRFMVAIAFFMLTLMVVAFWHSIKGTFQHKPWLLKWALYSIPLPWIGCELGWYVAEYGRQPWTVFGVLPTHLSASTLSAASVWGSLAGFLVFYTLLLIAEMYLMFKYARLGPVVLQAKA; this comes from the coding sequence ATGATCAGCGAAAGCGTTGTCGATCTGTCGCGCCTGCAATTTGCGGCGACAGCCTTTTATCATTTTCTCTTCGTGCCCCTGACTCTGGGCATGACCTGGATTCTGGTGGTGATGGAGGCGACCTACGTCATCAGCGGCAAGGAGATCTACCGCGACATGACGCGCTTCTGGGGCAAACTGTTCGGCATCAATTTCGCGCTCGGGGTCACCACCGGCCTGACCATGGAGTTCCAGTTCGGCACCAACTGGTCCTACTACTCCCATTATGTCGGCGACATTTTCGGGGCGCCGCTGGCCATCGAGGGCCTGATGGCCTTCTTCCTCGAATCGACCATGGTCGGCCTGTTCTTCTTTGGCTGGAACCGATTGTCCAAGGCGGGCCACCTGATGGTGACCATACTGATGGCCATGGGTGCCAACCTGTCCGCGGTGCTGATCCTGATTGCCAACGCCTGGATGCAGGATCCGGTCGGCGCGGCATTCAATCCGGTGACCATGCGCATGGAATTGAACGACTTCGCCGCCCTGGTACTCAACCCCGTGGCCCAGTGCAAGTTTGTGCATACCGTTGCCGCCGGCTATGTGACGGGCTCGCTGTTCGTGCTGGGCATCTCGTCCTGGTATCTGCTCAAGGGCAAGCACGTCGAGTTCGCGCGCCGCTCCTTCCGCATTGCTGCCGCCTTCGGCCTGGCGGGCACGGCCTCGGTCATCGTCCTCGGCGACCAGTCGGCCTATTCGACCTCGGAGTCGCAGAAATCCAAGCTGGCCGCCATGGAGGGGATGTGGGAGACCGAGCCGGCGCCAGCCTCCTTCAACCTGATCGCCTTCCCCGATGAACAGAAGCAGGCCAACAGTGGCGTCGTGAAAATACCCTATGCGCTGGGCCTGCTCGCCACCCGCTCGACCACCGCAGTGTTGCCTGGCATCAAGGATATCCGTGCCAACAACAAGCTGCGCATAGAGTCCGGCATCAAGGCGGCACTGGCCCTCAAGGCCATGCGTGCCAACCCGGCCGACGCCGAGGCCAAGGCTGTCTTTGCCTCGCACAAACAGGATCTCGGCTACGGCCTGCTGGTGATGAAGTACAGCGAGGACCTGAGCAAGGCCACGCCGGCCGATATCAAACAGGCTGCCTGGGATTCGGTGCCAAAAGTCAGTTCGCTGTTCTGGAGTTTCCGCTTCATGGTGGCCATCGCCTTCTTCATGCTGACATTGATGGTCGTTGCTTTCTGGCACAGCATCAAGGGTACTTTCCAGCACAAACCCTGGTTGCTCAAGTGGGCCCTCTACTCGATACCGCTGCCCTGGATCGGCTGTGAACTGGGCTGGTATGTCGCCGAGTACGGCCGGCAACCATGGACGGTGTTCGGCGTGCTGCCCACGCATCTGTCGGCATCGACGCTCTCCGCTGCCAGCGTGTGGGGTTCGCTGGCTGGATTCCTGGTGTTCTACACGCTGCTGCTGATTGCGGAGATGTACCTGATGTTCAAGTACGCCCGCCTCGGCCCCGTCGTTCTGCAAGCCAAAGCCTAA
- the cydP gene encoding cytochrome oxidase putative small subunit CydP, with amino-acid sequence MIDMTILISTIWQPSSSKEARTVATHQFSRASTPVAHGANAAARDASGVGKRLMGVRLRYEIALALVVKIALVVAIKLVFFNDAPGKDEVAARITERIAGTHSIAPAAQVPSLVKDREQP; translated from the coding sequence ATGATTGATATGACGATCTTGATATCGACGATCTGGCAGCCTTCATCCAGTAAAGAAGCCCGAACGGTGGCAACACATCAATTTTCCCGCGCCTCAACACCAGTTGCGCACGGCGCCAATGCCGCTGCGCGGGACGCTAGCGGGGTGGGCAAAAGGCTCATGGGGGTCAGGCTACGCTATGAGATTGCCCTGGCTCTGGTGGTAAAGATCGCCCTGGTGGTAGCCATCAAGCTTGTCTTCTTCAACGATGCGCCGGGCAAGGACGAGGTCGCCGCGCGCATTACCGAACGCATCGCCGGGACGCACAGCATCGCCCCGGCGGCCCAGGTTCCAAGCTTGGTTAAAGATAGGGAGCAACCATGA
- a CDS encoding DUF1993 domain-containing protein, with protein sequence MSISMYAASAPTFVQFLTSLSANLDKTAAHAAARNIDPAIYLRTRLYPDMLPLAMQVSLANRQAINACARLAGVDPLVLPTAEPSMDDLKQRLDQTIRYLNGFTPAQLDGTEDKEIVAKYPSGVERRFIGQAMLLGLSLPNFYFHVTAAHCILRHCGIDIGKKDFNSAQQLFSGDCACQRVKA encoded by the coding sequence ATGTCAATCTCAATGTATGCGGCCTCGGCGCCGACCTTCGTGCAATTCCTCACCAGCCTGTCGGCCAATCTCGATAAAACCGCCGCCCACGCAGCCGCCAGGAATATCGATCCGGCAATCTATCTGCGTACACGACTGTATCCCGACATGCTGCCCCTGGCGATGCAGGTGAGCCTTGCCAATCGCCAGGCCATCAACGCCTGCGCGCGTCTTGCCGGCGTCGACCCGCTCGTACTGCCGACCGCAGAGCCGAGCATGGACGATCTCAAGCAGCGTCTCGACCAGACCATTCGTTATCTCAACGGCTTCACGCCGGCGCAGCTCGACGGCACCGAGGACAAGGAGATCGTCGCCAAGTATCCGAGCGGCGTCGAACGGCGTTTCATCGGGCAGGCGATGCTGCTTGGCCTTAGCCTGCCGAACTTCTATTTCCACGTCACCGCCGCGCATTGCATCCTGCGCCATTGCGGTATCGACATCGGCAAGAAGGATTTCAACTCGGCGCAGCAACTGTTCAGCGGCGACTGCGCCTGCCAGCGGGTCAAGGCGTAG
- the hybB gene encoding Ni/Fe-hydrogenase cytochrome b subunit, translating to MTNIADQIHTHAPVPLDDRKLITPFTVFLGLLSLAAGVMALIRFILGLGAVTNLSDGYPFGIWIVYDVIIGSGLACGGYVMALLVYIFNKGEYHPLVRPALLASLLGYTLAGVSVMMDMGRYWNAWHIFWPGSAQENSVLFEVATCITLYIIVMFIEFSPAYLDKIGLNAIKKYVTRLLPFFIALGILLPSMHQSSLGSLAIIFGGQVNPLWQSGYMMPVEYLMTAVLLGFSAVVIEATLVAVGFDRPMETALLTKLAKFIWGLLLVFLVVRIGGLIMRGSIVNAFQLSQESVCFWIETLSFVLPLIMLARTADRRNPGKLFGAAMLLILGSFMLRVNGYLVGYDKGEGWHYFPSLPELTITIGFIAFEILAYITLVKLLPVLPGVPRLASRDADG from the coding sequence ATGACAAATATAGCTGATCAGATTCATACCCATGCTCCGGTGCCGCTTGACGACAGGAAGCTGATAACTCCTTTCACGGTATTTCTGGGACTCCTGTCCCTGGCCGCGGGCGTGATGGCCCTGATTCGGTTTATCCTTGGCCTGGGTGCGGTAACCAATCTCAGCGACGGCTATCCCTTCGGCATCTGGATCGTCTATGACGTGATTATCGGTTCCGGGCTGGCGTGCGGCGGCTATGTCATGGCACTGCTGGTGTATATCTTCAATAAGGGAGAATACCATCCCTTGGTACGGCCTGCCTTGCTGGCCTCGCTCCTGGGTTACACCCTGGCGGGCGTCTCGGTGATGATGGATATGGGGCGCTATTGGAACGCCTGGCATATTTTCTGGCCCGGATCTGCCCAGGAAAACTCGGTGCTGTTCGAGGTCGCCACGTGCATCACGCTGTACATTATTGTCATGTTTATCGAGTTTTCTCCTGCCTACCTCGACAAGATAGGGCTCAACGCGATCAAAAAATATGTCACCAGGCTGCTGCCTTTCTTCATAGCGCTCGGCATACTGCTGCCGTCGATGCATCAGTCCTCGCTCGGGTCGCTGGCGATCATCTTTGGCGGCCAGGTCAACCCTCTCTGGCAATCCGGCTACATGATGCCAGTTGAGTATCTGATGACTGCTGTCCTGTTGGGCTTTTCGGCAGTGGTGATTGAGGCAACCCTGGTTGCGGTAGGCTTCGATCGACCGATGGAAACCGCCTTGTTGACCAAGCTGGCGAAATTCATCTGGGGCCTCTTGCTGGTTTTTCTGGTCGTGCGCATCGGCGGCTTGATCATGCGTGGCTCAATCGTCAACGCCTTCCAGCTTTCGCAGGAAAGCGTCTGTTTCTGGATCGAAACGCTCAGTTTCGTCTTGCCCCTGATCATGCTGGCAAGAACGGCTGACCGCAGGAATCCCGGCAAATTGTTCGGTGCGGCAATGCTGCTGATCCTTGGCAGTTTCATGTTGCGGGTGAACGGTTATCTAGTCGGCTATGACAAAGGCGAAGGCTGGCATTACTTCCCGTCGCTTCCGGAACTGACGATTACGATCGGCTTTATTGCATTCGAGATATTGGCCTACATCACCTTGGTCAAGCTCTTGCCGGTACTTCCCGGGGTACCCAGGTTGGCGTCGAGAGATGCAGATGGCTGA
- a CDS encoding prenyltransferase, with product MADPIALSTREIWVKLLLYPSHTLPTAAAPVLVGLGLALRDHVFAPLPLLVGFLASWLIHVGGVFNDNYELLRRHPHVPEHPELLQALQAGTLTLAGLRNATLACFVLAGLTAPYLIGIGGANAILIGIIGAASGYFYAGGPQPYARHGLADPIFFVMFGIVAVAGSYYIQWMALHQTASGDIGSLLQLPRMVYVVGLPVGALVTNVMLIDDIRDRHFDATKGWHTSAVRFGLAGIRREYLALMVFAYALPLVFWLWLGFSAWIVLPLLTLPFAYRIARAVCTLDQTRDLLSMSPRASYLALIFAALQIIGITM from the coding sequence ATGGCTGATCCAATTGCGCTCTCCACCCGTGAAATCTGGGTCAAGCTCCTGCTTTATCCGAGCCATACGCTGCCGACAGCCGCGGCACCGGTTCTGGTTGGCCTCGGGTTGGCGCTGCGCGATCATGTCTTCGCTCCGCTCCCCCTTTTGGTCGGCTTTCTGGCGAGCTGGCTGATCCATGTCGGCGGTGTTTTCAATGACAACTATGAACTGCTGCGCCGGCATCCGCACGTACCGGAACACCCGGAGTTGTTGCAGGCGCTGCAGGCCGGGACATTGACGCTTGCCGGACTTCGCAATGCAACATTGGCCTGCTTTGTCCTGGCCGGGCTTACTGCGCCCTACCTGATTGGCATCGGCGGCGCAAACGCCATCCTGATCGGAATTATCGGCGCCGCCTCGGGCTATTTTTACGCCGGCGGTCCCCAGCCCTATGCGCGGCATGGTTTGGCCGATCCCATATTCTTCGTCATGTTCGGCATCGTCGCGGTGGCAGGCAGTTATTACATTCAGTGGATGGCACTGCACCAAACGGCTTCCGGTGACATCGGCAGCTTGTTGCAGTTGCCGCGGATGGTCTACGTCGTCGGGCTGCCGGTAGGTGCATTGGTGACAAACGTGATGCTCATCGACGATATCCGCGACCGCCATTTCGATGCGACGAAGGGCTGGCATACCAGCGCCGTGCGCTTTGGTTTGGCCGGTATCCGCAGAGAATATCTCGCCCTGATGGTCTTTGCCTATGCCCTGCCCCTGGTGTTCTGGCTGTGGCTTGGCTTTAGCGCATGGATTGTCCTGCCGCTGCTTACCTTGCCATTCGCCTATCGGATTGCTCGGGCAGTATGTACGCTGGATCAGACCCGGGATCTTCTCAGCATGTCGCCCCGCGCTTCATATCTTGCATTGATCTTTGCGGCACTGCAAATCATAGGCATCACCATGTGA